One Setaria italica strain Yugu1 chromosome I, Setaria_italica_v2.0, whole genome shotgun sequence DNA window includes the following coding sequences:
- the LOC101769783 gene encoding nicotianamine aminotransferase A isoform X1, which produces MDGNHAAGATPRAWRICRQSVGVPLSAAGAMSIRAVLDRVFSAVDSSGPRPVLAIGNGDPTASASFRPPLEAEEAVVEALRSKKHNGYSPTVGFLQARRAIAEYLSQDLPYQLSPDDIYLTAGCCQAIDVMISILAQPGSNILLPKPGFPLYESRTMFSNLEERHFNLIPDRGWEADLESMEALADENTVAMVIINPSNPCGSVYSHDHLAKIAETARKLGIIIIADEVYDHLAFGNKPFIPMGVFADIVPVITLGSISKRWLVPGWRLGWIATCDPNGILKEAKVDKSIESYINITNDPATFIQGAVPKIIANTKEDYFNKILNLLRNSADLCYGKIKEIRGITCPHKPEGSMFVMVKLDLCYLDGILDDLDFCCRLAKEESVIVLPGSALGMKDWIRITFACDIPTLENALERIKSFCQRHANKLEA; this is translated from the exons ATGGATGGGAACCACGCCGCCGGAGCGACACCGCGGGCGTGGCGCATCTGCCGGCAGTCCGTGGGCGTGCCACTATCAGCCGCGGGGGCCATGAGCATCCGCGCGGTGCTCGACCGCGTCTTCTCCGCCGTCGACTCCTCCGGCCCACGCCCTGTCCTGGCGATCGGCAACGGCGACCCCACCGCCTCTGCCAGCTTCAGGCCTCCGCTCGAGGCCGAGGAGGCCGTCGTGGAGGCACTCCGCTCCAAGAAGCACAACGGCTACTCCCCAACCGTCGGTTTCCTGCAGGCGCGCCG TGCTATTGCGGAGTACCTATCTCAGGATCTTCCTTACCAGCTTTCACCGGATGATATTTACCTCACTGCTGGATGCTGCCAAgctattgatgtcatgatctcCATCCTCGCGCAGCCTGGCTCCAACATCTTGCTTCCCAAACCTGGGTTCCCGTTGTATGAGTCACGAACCATGTTCAGTAATCTAGAGGAACGTCATTTCAACCTTATTCCTGACCGAGGCTGGGAGGCTGACCTAGAGTCCATGGAGGCTCTTGCTGATGAGAACACGGTTGCCATGGTCATTATAAATCCCAGTAACCCTTGTGGGAGTGTGTACTCACATGATCATTTGGCCAAA ATTGCAGAGACTGCAAGGAAACTTGGAATAATAATCATTGCCGACGAGGTGTATGACCATTTGGCTTTTGGGAATAAGCCTTTTATACCAATGGGTGTCTTTGCAGATATAGTTCCTGTGATCACCCTGGGATCTATATCTAAAAGATGGCTTGTGCCTGGTTGGCGTCTTGGTTGGATAGCAACGTGCGacccgaatggcatcttaaagGAAGCCAAG GTTGACAAATCTATTGAAAGCTATATTAATATTACAAATGATCCTGCAACATTTATCCAG GGTGCAGTCCCTAAAATAATAGCCAACACCAAGGAAGATTACTTCAACAAAATACTTAATCTTTTGCGAAACTCAGCAGATTTATGCTATGGTAAAATAAAGGAGATTAGGGGCATTACATGCCCTCATAAGCCAGAGGGATCAATGTTTGTCATG GTAAAGCTGGATCTTTGTTACTTGGATGGCATCCTGGATGATTTGGACTTCTGCTGCAGGTTGGCAAAAGAGGAGTCTGTAATAGTGTTACCAG GCAGTGCATTAGGAATGAAGGATTGGATTCGTATCACTTTTGCTTGTGACATACCTACTCTCGAGAATGCCCTTGAAAGGATCAAGTCTTTCTGCCAGAGGCATGCTAATAAACTGGAAGCATAA
- the LOC101769783 gene encoding nicotianamine aminotransferase A isoform X2: MEGNGGASATTWRISRPPGRGAPWLDAGSMSIRVVLARVFSSVDASGPRPVLTLGSGDPTACASFRPPPEAEDAIVDALRSGKHNGYSPTVGVLPARRAIAEYLSQDLPYQLSPDDIYLTAGCCQAIDVMISILAQPGSNILLPKPGFPLYESRTMFSNLEERHFNLIPDRGWEADLESMEALADENTVAMVIINPSNPCGSVYSHDHLAKIAETARKLGIIIIADEVYDHLAFGNKPFIPMGVFADIVPVITLGSISKRWLVPGWRLGWIATCDPNGILKEAKVDKSIESYINITNDPATFIQGAVPKIIANTKEDYFNKILNLLRNSADLCYGKIKEIRGITCPHKPEGSMFVMVKLDLCYLDGILDDLDFCCRLAKEESVIVLPGSALGMKDWIRITFACDIPTLENALERIKSFCQRHANKLEA; this comes from the exons ATGGAGGGGAACGGCGGCGCCAGCGCGACGACATGGCGTATCTCCCGGCCGCCCGGGCGGGGTGCGCCGTGGTTGGACGCCGGGAGCATGAGCATCCGCGTGGTGCTCGCCCGCGTCTTCTCCTCGGTAGACGCCTCGGGCCCGCGGCCCGTGCTGACGCTCGGCAGCGGTGACCCGACCGCCTGCGCCTCCTTCAGGCCTCCGCCCGAGGCTGAAGATGCTATAGTGGACGCGCTCCGATCCGGGAAGCACAACGGGTACTCTCCGACCGTCGGCGTCCTCCCCGCGCGCCG TGCTATTGCGGAGTACCTATCTCAGGATCTTCCTTACCAGCTTTCACCGGATGATATTTACCTCACTGCTGGATGCTGCCAAgctattgatgtcatgatctcCATCCTCGCGCAGCCTGGCTCCAACATCTTGCTTCCCAAACCTGGGTTCCCGTTGTATGAGTCACGAACCATGTTCAGTAATCTAGAGGAACGTCATTTCAACCTTATTCCTGACCGAGGCTGGGAGGCTGACCTAGAGTCCATGGAGGCTCTTGCTGATGAGAACACGGTTGCCATGGTCATTATAAATCCCAGTAACCCTTGTGGGAGTGTGTACTCACATGATCATTTGGCCAAA ATTGCAGAGACTGCAAGGAAACTTGGAATAATAATCATTGCCGACGAGGTGTATGACCATTTGGCTTTTGGGAATAAGCCTTTTATACCAATGGGTGTCTTTGCAGATATAGTTCCTGTGATCACCCTGGGATCTATATCTAAAAGATGGCTTGTGCCTGGTTGGCGTCTTGGTTGGATAGCAACGTGCGacccgaatggcatcttaaagGAAGCCAAG GTTGACAAATCTATTGAAAGCTATATTAATATTACAAATGATCCTGCAACATTTATCCAG GGTGCAGTCCCTAAAATAATAGCCAACACCAAGGAAGATTACTTCAACAAAATACTTAATCTTTTGCGAAACTCAGCAGATTTATGCTATGGTAAAATAAAGGAGATTAGGGGCATTACATGCCCTCATAAGCCAGAGGGATCAATGTTTGTCATG GTAAAGCTGGATCTTTGTTACTTGGATGGCATCCTGGATGATTTGGACTTCTGCTGCAGGTTGGCAAAAGAGGAGTCTGTAATAGTGTTACCAG GCAGTGCATTAGGAATGAAGGATTGGATTCGTATCACTTTTGCTTGTGACATACCTACTCTCGAGAATGCCCTTGAAAGGATCAAGTCTTTCTGCCAGAGGCATGCTAATAAACTGGAAGCATAA